The following proteins are co-located in the Haloplanus sp. HW8-1 genome:
- a CDS encoding AIR synthase family protein: protein MTGKLDPAVLSEFVLSRTGAANPNLLAGPAFGEDAAAIRVREGTLIVSTDPISLAADRIGQLAVAVASNDVAAAGGRPEYLLSTLLLPDADPDLLGTITGQLDAESDRLGLAIAGGHTEVVAGLDRPLCSLACLGMADRFVATGGATPGDRLLLTKGAGIEATGVLATDFRDRLDVSTGVLDRARAAFDDLSVMPEAAILAPVATAMHDPTEGGVLGGLIEMALAGEVTLVVDADAIHVREETRMLCDAVGVDPLRVLGSGALLATVPDDEADAALSALHDEDIAAVDVGRIKGDEPAVELNGNRYTEPIRDDMYALWD from the coding sequence ATGACCGGTAAGCTCGACCCGGCGGTGCTGTCGGAGTTCGTCCTCTCCCGGACGGGCGCCGCCAACCCGAACCTGCTCGCGGGGCCGGCGTTCGGCGAGGACGCCGCGGCGATCAGGGTCAGGGAGGGAACGCTGATCGTCAGCACCGATCCTATCTCGCTCGCGGCCGACCGCATCGGCCAGTTGGCCGTCGCGGTCGCCTCGAACGACGTAGCGGCCGCCGGCGGCCGTCCCGAATACCTCCTGAGCACCCTCCTGCTCCCCGATGCGGACCCCGACCTGCTGGGGACGATCACCGGCCAACTCGACGCGGAGTCCGATCGTCTCGGACTGGCGATCGCCGGTGGGCACACGGAGGTGGTCGCCGGCCTCGACCGCCCGCTCTGTTCGCTCGCCTGTCTCGGGATGGCGGATCGCTTCGTCGCCACGGGCGGAGCGACCCCGGGCGACCGTCTCCTTCTCACGAAGGGCGCGGGCATCGAGGCCACGGGCGTCCTCGCGACTGACTTCCGGGACCGCCTCGACGTGTCCACCGGCGTGCTCGACCGTGCGCGGGCGGCGTTCGACGACCTCAGCGTCATGCCCGAGGCGGCCATCCTCGCACCGGTGGCGACCGCCATGCACGACCCCACCGAGGGCGGCGTCCTCGGAGGGCTGATCGAGATGGCGCTGGCCGGCGAGGTTACCCTCGTCGTCGACGCCGACGCCATCCACGTCCGCGAGGAGACCCGCATGCTCTGTGATGCCGTGGGCGTCGACCCGCTTCGAGTCCTCGGCTCCGGGGCGTTGCTGGCGACCGTCCCCGACGACGAGGCGGATGCCGCGCTCTCGGCGCTTCACGACGAGGACATCGCCGCCGTCGACGTCGGCCGGATCAAGGGTGACGAACCGGCCGTCGAACTGAACGGGAACCGCTACACGGAGCCGATCCGCGACGACATGTACGCGCTCTGGGACTAG